A part of Gossypium hirsutum isolate 1008001.06 chromosome A07, Gossypium_hirsutum_v2.1, whole genome shotgun sequence genomic DNA contains:
- the LOC121232100 gene encoding 40S ribosomal protein S2-2 isoform X1 yields the protein MAERGGGERGAFRRGFGGGRSDRGPRGRRRGRKDEEEKWVPVTKLGRLVKSGKITSLEQIYLHSLPIKEYQIIDQLVGPSLKDEVMKITPVQKQTRAGQRTRFKAFVVVGDGNGHVGLGVKCSKEVATAIRGAIILAKLSVIPVRRGYWGNKIGKPHTVPCKVTGKCGSVTVRMVPAPRGAGIVAARVPKKVLQFAGIEDVFTSSRGSTKTLGNFVNATFECLLKTYGFLTPDFWKETRFTRSPFQEYTDLLGKPSKTLVLEDVERVDV from the exons ATGGCAGAAAGAGGCGGCGGCGAACGCGGTGCTTTCAGGCGTGGCTTCGGCGGCGGGAGATCCGATCGTGGGCCAAGAGGTCGGCGCCGTGGCCGCAAGGATGAGGAGGAGAAATGGGTTCCTGTTACAAAACTTGGCCGTTTGGTCAAATCGGGAAAAATCACATCCCTCGAACAAATCTACCTCCACTCCCTCCCCATCAAGGAGTACCAAATCATCGACCAACTCGTTGGCCCTTCACTCAAAGACGAGGTGATGAAGATCACTCCCGTCCAGAAACAAACACGCGCCGGTCAGCGCACTCGTTTCAAGGCATTCGTTGTCGTCGGTGACGGAAACGGGCACGTTGGGTTGGGGGTGAAGTGCAGCAAAGAAGTAGCGACGGCAATAAGAGGGGCGATAATATTGGCCAAGTTGTCGGTGATACCAGTAAGGAGAGGCTACTGGGGGAATAAGATCGGGAAGCCTCATACAGTGCCGTGTAAGGTTACCGGAAAATGTGGTTCGGTCACTGTTAGGATGGTGCCAGCTCCTAGAGGTGCGGGGATTGTGGCTGCTAGGGTGCCCAAGAAGGTGCTTCAGTTTGCTGGGATTGAAGATGTTTTCACTTCTTCAAGGGGTTCCACCAAGACTCTTGGTAACTTTGTCAAT GCCACCTTCGAGTGTCTTCTGAAAACTTATGGTTTCTTGACTCCTGATTTCTGGAAAGAGACTCGATTCACAAGATCTCCTTTCCAAGAGTATACTGATCTGTTGGGAAAGCCATCAAAGACGCTCGTACTCGAGGATGTCGAGAGAGTGGATGTATGA
- the LOC121232099 gene encoding dCTP pyrophosphatase 1, with the protein MRNQRGEMENSYDSIGSKSKDVSLKDLSIRLAEFAQVRGWDEYHSPRNLLLALVGEVGELSEIFQWKGEVGKGLPNWSADEKEHLEDELSDVLLYLVRLADVCGLDLGQAALTKIIKNARKYPVVVMNQKSKSSYN; encoded by the exons ATGAGAAATCAGAGAGGTGAAATGGAGAATTCTTATGATAGCATTGGTAGTAAATCAAAGGATGTTTCGCTTAAAGACCTTAGCATCAGGCTTGCAGAGTTTGCACAAGTTAGAGGATGGGATGAATATCATAGTCCAAGGAATCTCTTATTAGCACTA GTGGGAGAAGTTGGAGAGCTGTCAGAGATATTCCAATGGAAAGGGGAAGTTGGGAAAGGACTGCCTAACTGGAGTGCTGATGAGAAAGAACACTTAGAAGATGAGCTTTCCGATGTTTTGCTTTATCTTGTTCGTTTAGCTGATGTTTGTGGGCTTGATCTTGGCCAAGCCGCTTTAACTAAGATAATCAAGAATGCTCGCAAATACCCAGTTGTTGTGatgaatcaaaaatcaaaatcttCTTACAACTAA
- the LOC121232100 gene encoding 40S ribosomal protein S2-2 isoform X2: protein MAERGGGERGAFRRGFGGGRSDRGPRGRRRGRKDEEEKWVPVTKLGRLVKSGKITSLEQIYLHSLPIKEYQIIDQLVGPSLKDEVMKITPVQKQTRAGQRTRFKAFVVVGDGNGHVGLGVKCSKEVATAIRGAIILAKLSVIPVRRGYWGNKIGKPHTVPCKVTGKCGSVTVRMVPAPRGAGIVAARVPKKVLQFAGIEDVFTSSRGSTKTLGHLRVSSENLWFLDS from the exons ATGGCAGAAAGAGGCGGCGGCGAACGCGGTGCTTTCAGGCGTGGCTTCGGCGGCGGGAGATCCGATCGTGGGCCAAGAGGTCGGCGCCGTGGCCGCAAGGATGAGGAGGAGAAATGGGTTCCTGTTACAAAACTTGGCCGTTTGGTCAAATCGGGAAAAATCACATCCCTCGAACAAATCTACCTCCACTCCCTCCCCATCAAGGAGTACCAAATCATCGACCAACTCGTTGGCCCTTCACTCAAAGACGAGGTGATGAAGATCACTCCCGTCCAGAAACAAACACGCGCCGGTCAGCGCACTCGTTTCAAGGCATTCGTTGTCGTCGGTGACGGAAACGGGCACGTTGGGTTGGGGGTGAAGTGCAGCAAAGAAGTAGCGACGGCAATAAGAGGGGCGATAATATTGGCCAAGTTGTCGGTGATACCAGTAAGGAGAGGCTACTGGGGGAATAAGATCGGGAAGCCTCATACAGTGCCGTGTAAGGTTACCGGAAAATGTGGTTCGGTCACTGTTAGGATGGTGCCAGCTCCTAGAGGTGCGGGGATTGTGGCTGCTAGGGTGCCCAAGAAGGTGCTTCAGTTTGCTGGGATTGAAGATGTTTTCACTTCTTCAAGGGGTTCCACCAAGACTCTTG GCCACCTTCGAGTGTCTTCTGAAAACTTATGGTTTCTTGACTCCTGA